The sequence cctggcaaggtatccctacattcttggactacattattcacttttggaacaattaaaagtttcatttgttttacaaactatcggtttcatttatttagtaggattttcttgcccttattctcttatattgagtaccgggtacaagatttcctccgattttgattgactaatcatttaccatactaatattaacgttaattgttaacgattaaatttccacaggatagttaccagttgccacgtcatcctgttactgacacttataaaatcacaagtatattaattgtacatttatttgctatctcaaaatgtttcgtctctcagcatttcgtagtgatccagcaagtgaagtagtgAACTTCATTCGTACTAAGAggatcgaattacaaactctagcacacgagtatcaactagatgttccccctggagccaacaaaagtgacTTGCACAATATTATATTggaccacctcttagatgaaggaattatagactctgattctcacgataactattctattgcagattggcatgctctggcagctatgaagttaaagctCGAATTAGCGAAAATAGAgcgtgaacaacaaaaagaagctctacaacaacagaaagaagctctccagataaagaAAGACGAGGCTGctataaagaaagaagaacaggaatgcGAGGCGGCCCTggagaaagaagctctacaaagaaAGGAACGAGAGGTTGCCATACAACGAgagcgtgagagggaacagctagaagcaagaaaacgtcacctggagatgcaacgtgagcatgataagaagcaagctgagAGTATTCTAGAATATCGTCGACGAGAACtcaccttggaaactacacaccacactcagcgccaacaagctacagctagtctcccagtaagcttcaatgtctcacatgccagtaagttaatgccaccattcgttgagacagagatagatgtttttttactacttttgaggccctagctaaaaaacttagctggcctgaagatcaatggtctcAGAGTGCATGTCACAGGTAGAGTTGCGGTTActttcagtaccttagcgtctgagaatgactgccAGACCCTGAAGGAAGCAGTTTTAGACgcttaccttctctccaccgaaagctacagacgaaaattccgtgattatcta is a genomic window of Procambarus clarkii isolate CNS0578487 chromosome 8, FALCON_Pclarkii_2.0, whole genome shotgun sequence containing:
- the LOC138359851 gene encoding putative uncharacterized protein DDB_G0271982, which translates into the protein MFRLSAFRSDPASEVVNFIRTKRIELQTLAHEYQLDVPPGANKSDLHNIILDHLLDEGIIDSDSHDNYSIADWHALAAMKLKLELAKIEREQQKEALQQQKEALQIKKDEAAIKKEEQECEAALEKEALQRKEREVAIQREREREQLEARKRHLEMQREHDKKQAESILEYRRRELTLETTHHTQRQQATASLPTKKNPTTSDVRSRLTPTALYTG